A segment of the Geoglobus ahangari genome:
CTCAGATCGAGATGAGCATCAAAGACCACGTAGACGAAGTCCTCGAGGTTCCTCGCGACCATGTAGCTGATTGAGTGCTCCCCTCCGAGAGCTATGGGGATGCCGTTTATCTCCTCGAAGAGCTTCGACACCCTCTCTGAGACCTCCTCGAAGTTTCCGTCGCAGTTCACGTTGCCAGCATCAGCAATCCTTGCAAAGTCGAGGTTGTAGTCAAAGTAGACAGAGTAGCTCTCGAGGTTCCAGCTCGCCTCCCTTATCGCATTTGGGGCGAACCTCGAGCCCGGCTTGAATGACTGCGTCGCATCATACGGGATTCCAAAAATCACGTAATCGGCATCGCTAACGGCAGAATTGGAGGTTGCAAAAAAATTGTCAATGTGCATGCTTACTTCTCCGCGATCTTCCTCTTGCCGAGAGATTCGATGTAAACGAGCTCGTTACCGGGCTGAACCTTGTCAGCCACCTCATCTCCAAACTCAATCTCAAACGTCTCGTACGTTTCGAGATCCATGAGCTGCGCAACGTTGCCGGTTACGCTGATCACCTGCGCCCTCTTCCTCTCGACTATGGGCACGTATATCTTCGCGGTTACGGGCTGGACGATGCTCCTCTTCTGCTTGTCGAAGATTCCTATGGCGTCAATTCTCGCCTTCGCAGCCCCGTGCTTTCCCGGCTTGCTGACAGAGATGCTCAGAATCTCGCACGGCTCGTCGTCAATTATAACGTATCCTCCCTCTCTCAGCTGCCTCACTTCAACCTGCTGCCTCATGAGCATTACCTCCTTCAGCCCACTCTCCCAAGTGGTCAATATAAGCTTTTCCAAAGTCCAGTAAAGAGTGGGAAAGGAATCAGATGGGCGTAACGGTTCCCCACTTCTCGAGGGCTCTCGCAAGCTCCCTGTGGGACTTGGCGTACTCTTCAAGCGGAACTCCGGACATTATTGCATCTATCGCCTGCCTGACAGCCTTGGCTCCAGCTGCCGGGCCATCCGGGTGACCCACGGTCCCTCCTCCGAGCTGCACCACTATGTCCGTTCCGAGGGCCTCGAAGACCAGCGGGAGGTTTCCCGGGTGCAGACCACCGGAGCTCGTCGGGAAAGCGGGCTTTATCCCGTAGAACTTCTGGGGCAGGTGTATCTCATCTCCCTCATCTGGCACGTACTCCTTCTCCCTCAGAATCCTCGCGTTCTGCACGACCTCCCACTTTCCGCCTTCCAGCTTTCCTGCTCCTGCCGTGCCAACGTGGAGCTGGTCTATCCCTATGAGTCTGTAGAGCTTGGCGAGGACGAACATGCTGATCCCGTGGCTCCTGTTCCTCGTGAACGCAGCGTGCATTGCCCTGTGTCCGTGAATTGCGAGCCCGTAATCCTCTGCGAGATCCCTTATGTACTCGAGTGCTCCCCATCCCGTTATCACGACGTCAACCATCGCATGCTTGAGCCCGAGCTCCGCGAGAATCTCGAGCCTCCTCTCCATCTCTCTCACGTCAGCCGTGATGTTCGCAAACCAGGTCTTCTTCTCGCCCGTCTCGCTCTCGACCCTCTCTATTATCCTGCTGACCGTCTCAGCCCTCTCCTCAAAGCGATTGTACCACGGGCTCGCCAGATTCTCATCGTCCTTGACGAAGTCCGCTCCAGACGACAGCAAGTCATACGCGAGCCTCTCGAACTCCTCGGCCGAGTATCCAACCTTGGGTTTGGGCACGACACCGTAGATCGGCCTGTCCTTTATTTCGAGCATCTTCCTTACTCCGTCTATTCCCTTTGACGGCCCTCCGAACTCCCTTATCAGCTTCTCCGGGAAGTAGAGGTCCTCGAGCCTGAGCCCAGCGACCCTCCTCATCCCGAAGACGTTTCCGGCTATTGACGCGAGCAGAGCCGGCAGGTTAGCCTCCTCAAACGCGTGGAGTGGGTAGGCGATCTTCACAATCCAGGAACCATCCTCGCTCTGGGAGAACTCGTATGCCTTGGCTGAGAGATCCTCCCACCTCTCCCTCTCGTACCATGGGTAGAGTGTCGTCCACGTGCCTGTTGAGCTCTCAGCAGCTACAGCCCCGGCACACTCCTCGATTGTGTAACCCTCAGCGGGAGTTATCCTGAAAACAGCCACGATGTCCCTCTTGAAGTTGGGCTGGTAGCCCTTGTCCACGTAGTAGTCGTAAATCTCTCCAAACTGCTCCGACATGGTGTATTGTAGGCGCTGCTCATTAAAAACCCTTTTGAAAATCAAAAACCAATTATAAAAACGAACGAAACAAAAACCTATTAGTAATAAAGAAAAGAAGTTGAAACATGAAAAAAATCGTGCTGATTCTGAGTTTGATCGCAGTCATGGTGGCGGCGGGATGCATCGATTCGGAGAATCAGGTGAAGCCCACACCAACCCCCGCAGAAACCCCTACACCCCTTCCGGAGAAAAGCCCTGAGGTCGTGGGGGAGAACGTCTCCGGCCTGAGCAACCTCGCCCGCTTCAAGTCGGAGGAGGAGCTTAGGGAATACCTTGCGATGAGGGAGGTTTTCTACGGTTATCCGATGTTCGGCATCGCGGTGCAGAAGGGGATGCCAGAGACTGCGGAGATGCCGCTGCCGGCTCCAACACCCACCCCAACCCCCATACCAACGCCAACGCTGGTAGGAGATCGCGGTATCGTGGAGAAAGCTGCGGAGAGGTATTCCGAGACGAATGTGCAGGTTAAGGGCATAGACGAGCCGGACATAGTCAAGACGGACGGAAAGAACATCTACTACTCAATCGGCATGGCCAGAATCTACATGCCGCGGGTTATAATGCCCGAGTACTACGGGAAGATCCTCTCCGTCCTTGCATTCCCGCCAGACAACATGAGTGTCAGCTTCGAGATACCGAAGGACGGGAACCTGCTCCTCTACAAGGACAGGCTGGTGGTGCTGAGGTACAACGAGATCTCCGGCTACGACAAGGAGAACGGGAAGAACATGTGGAGGATTGATGTCGACGGCAACATTGTGACGGCAAGGCTCTACGGGGATTACATCTTCGTCATCACGAGGAGCTACCTCGACTACTACGACCCCTGCCCGATAGAGCCCGTTAGGGTTAACGGGGAGGCTCTGGAGGTCAAGTGCACGGACATCTACTTCCCGAGGGGCATAAGCTCTGAAGTGCTCTACACGGTGATGAAGGTCAACCCGGAGAGCGGGGAGATCGAGAAGACGTTCAGCTTCATGGGCAGCTACGGTTCGACGGTTTACATGTCGGAGAACGCCATCTACATCGCCTACACCAAGAGGATGGGCGAGGACGAGATCTACTTCAAATTCCTGCAGGAGAACAGAGACCTTCTTCCAGATGACGTGCTGAGCAGGATAGAGAAGGTAATGGGTTACGACATAAGCAATCAGGCCAAGTTCATCGAGATCCAGACCCTGATCTCAAAATACCTGCTCACCCTCGATAAGGAGGAGAGGCTGAAGTTCGAGAACGACTTCTGGAACAGGATGCAGGACTTCAGGAAGGAGCACAAGAGGGAGATTCAGAGGACGTACATCGTCAAGGTCAGCCTGAACCTCGAGCCCCTCGCAGATGGAGAGGTGCCGGGAAGGCTGCTCAACCAGTTCTCGATGGATGAATATAGGGGCTACCTCAGGCTTGCCACGACCTTCGGTGATGAGAACGATCTTTACGTGCTCGACGAAGATCTGAAGGTTGTTGGGAAGATTACAGGCTTTGGCGAGGACGAGAGGATTTACGCGGTCAGGTTCATAGGGGACAGGGGCTACATAGTCACGTTCCGCGAGACAGACCCCTTCTTCGTCATCGACCTGAGCAATCCGAGAAAGCCGGAGATAAAGGGCGAGCTGAAGATACCCGGCTTTTCTTCATACCTGCATCCAGTTGAGGATCACTTAATCCTCGGAGTGGGGAGAGAGGGAAGCTACGTCAAGCTCTCGCTCTTTGACGTGAGTGACGCGGCAAACCCGAAGGAGGTCAGCAAGTACACGCTGAAGGAGTACTGGAGCGAGGTGCTGTACAACCACCACGCCTTCCTGATGGACAGCAAGCACGGGATATTCTTCCTGCCGGCCGGAAACCATGGTTACGTGTTCAGCTACAAGGACGGCCTGAAGCTCGTGAAGGCGATAGACGTGCCTGCGGTCAGGGCAATCTACATAGACGACTTCCTCTACATCCTCGGAGACTCGATCGCAGTTTACGACGAGAACACGTGGGAGAGGGTTGCGGAGCTCAAGTTCGAGTGACAAATTTCCCAGATTTTTCAATTTTTTGAGGTGCTACCATTTCGGCCTTAAAACAACATGAGGCGGGGCAGAACACCCCTCAATCTTGTGAATTGGGAAAAGATCGAGGGGAGTCAGATGCTCATCAGAATCTCCATCAGCCTCAGCCCGTCGACCCTCCCCAGCTTCCCCCTTCTGCACTCCTTCTCCGTGAACCTGCTGACGTCGTCTTTTTTCCCATCCTTGATCACGAACGGCACTTCCTCAGCCACATGTGTCCTCAGCTTCACCGGCGTTGGGTGATCTGGGATGAGCATGATCTTGGTCTCGTCCAAATCCAGCCTGTCCAGCAGGTAGCCAACAATCTTCTCGTCGTACATCAGGATCGCTTCAACCTTCTTCTCCACCTCACCCTCATGCCCGACCTCGTCTATGCCTTCTGTGTGAAGCACGACAGCGCCATGGCTTTTCAGGGCTCTGAGCGTCGCTCTCGCCAGTCCTCGATAATTGGTGTCCACGTACGCAGTGACTCCCGGCACGTCTATAACGTCCATGCCCATCGCCTTCCCCACGCCTTTGAGCAGATCAACCTCGCTGATCATCGCCCCCCTCAGGCCGTACTTCTTTGAAAACTTGGGAAACTCCGGCTTCTTCCCGCCGCTCCACGGCCATATCATGTTCGCCCTGCTCTCAATTTCTGCAAGCACCTCAACGCTCCACTCCATCAGCTCGTTGAGCAGCTTGGCCAAAGGACCGTTCGAGGGAAGGTACTTCTCGTACCTCTCCCCCATGATGTCGTGGGGAGGGTAGGTTTTCGGAATCTCGTCGAAATCTTTGTGAAGCGCGAGTATTCCCCTGAAGCTCACGCCGTGATGGAAGCTGACGAAGTCGTAATTGCAGGCACTGTTGAGGACCTCGAAAGCCCTCTTCGCTTCGCTGTCGCCAATCCTGTTCCCGCTGTAGTCCACCATCACTCCCCTTTCCACGTAAACTAAATTGCACCTGAAGAAGATCTCGCCCTCAACGCCCATCGCCACTGCCTCTATCGGCCCCCTGCCGGTGTAGTACTTCCTCGGATCAACCCCGAGGATCGTCATGTTGGCTATGTCGCTCCCCGGCTCGAAGCCGTCCGGAATGGTTTTCGCCACACCACAAACTCCCTCTCTTGCGAGGTAGTTCATGTTTTCAGGATCCGCGTAGTCCAATGGCGTCCTGTTCCCGAGGCTCTCCACCTCCCAGTCTGCAAGCCCGTCGGGGATGAGGATGAGGTACTTCATCCGCTACCTCCCCAGAATCATCGACCTGAACGCGTCGGCAGCCCTTGCGGTGCTGTTGGCGATCTCTCCCAGCTTGACAACGATCTCATTGAGCAGGACGAGGTCGAGCGGGTTCTCGGGCTGGGAGTTGAATATCCTCTTGTGGATCTTTATCTGGATCTTGTCGCACTGGTGCTCCAGCTCCTCGACAATCGGAACGTGCTCGAGAGCATCCACGATCTCCTTCTTGGAGAATGAGGAGGCAATCAGCCTCTTTATGTGGTCAACCATCTTCTCGTACTCGTTAACGGTCTCCTGAATCTTGGGGAGGAGCTCCATTATCAGGTCCCATATCTCCTGATCCGCCTTTATGGGCCTGTAGGAGATCATGTGGGCCACGTGCTCGCAGTGGTCGATTATGTTGTCCTGCATCTTGAGGAAGTGGAGGAGGTCGTGCCGGTCAACAGGCATCAGAAGGGACTTGGTGACGTGTCCCCTAATCTCGTGCTTGATTATGTCAGCCTGATACTCGAGCGAGTCTATCTCCTTCTCCAGCTTCTTCAGCCTCTCGCAGTCGTTGTCTATGCACGCCTGAAACTGCTCGGTGAGCTTCTCAACGGCCTTTCCGCACAGCTCCGCGTGCCTGTGCAGATCCTCGAAGGGGGAGTATCCGAAAACGTCCGTAACGCTCCTGACGAACTTCATACGAACACCACCATCAGGGTGTAGAGCACTATCGCTATCCCCGCTGCTATCGGTACTGTTAGCAGCCAGGAGGCTAAAATCCTTTTCACCACAGACAGGTCAACGCTCGCAAGACCTCCAGCAAATCCCACTCCTATGACGCTGCCAACGAGCGTGTGGGTGGTGGATATGGGCATTCCGAGCGAGGAGGCGAACAGAACGGTCGTTGCGGTTGCGAACTCTGCAGAAAAGCCCCTTGTTGGTGTTAGCTCCGTGATGCGCTTTCCGACCATCTCTATGACCCTGTACCCCCACGTCGCTATACCAACCGCGATTCCAAGACCGCCTATGACGAGCACCCACGGAGGGGTCTCTGCCCCTATGTACCCCATTGCAGCGGCCATTGGACCTGTAGCGTTTGCGACGTCGTTGCTTCCGTGGGCAAAGGCCATGTAGCATGCGGTGAGGATCTGCAGGTATTTGAAGATGTGCTCTACAGCAGAGACCTCAAACCTCATGAGTATCGCGTACCTGATAACCGTGAAAATCAGGAACGCCAGAATAGCCCCCATTATCGGGGAGAGGATCCAGCTCAGCACGATCTTGTAGAGCACACCCCACTGTATGTCTCCGATGGAGAGGTAGTTCTGGCTCACTGCCGCGAGTCCAAAGCCCACCATTGCGCCGACGATGGAGTGGGTCGTCGAGACGGGAAGCTGGTAGTATGTCGCGACGGTTATCCAGAGGCTTGCCCCGAGAATAGCTGAAAGTGCTCCAAGGGCGACCAGGTGGGGGTCGAGGGACTCTATCGGGACGATCCCCTTCGCTATGGTGTGTGTGACCCTTTTGCCGTAGAGAACCGCTCCGGCGAACTCGAGAACCGAGGCGATGACGATTATCTGCTTGAGGGTGAGGGCTCCACTTCCGTAGGATGTGGCCATGGAGTTTGCAGCATCATTCGCGCCGATGTTCCACGCCATGTAGAGGCCAACGGCGATCGTGAAGAGGATGAATATCTCGATCATTCCTCATCCCTCCTCTCCGCCTCGAGCACCTTCCTCACGTCCTCGGGAATCGGCATCTTCGTGTTGGTCCTGAGATCAACCCACACCTGAACGCTCCTCGCCCTCACGACCTCTCTCCCGCTTGCCTTGTCGGTGATCCTGTACAGGAACTCCCAGCTCGTGTTTCCTATGTTTCCGACCCACATCTCAACAACCGCAGTCTCTCCGAGGAACATCGGGACGAGGAAGTCCATCTCAAGGCGCCTGATCACGAAGGTCGGCTCGAGCTTCCCGAACTTCTCGAGGAAGAACTTCGCTCTTGCGGTTTCAAGAAACCTCGCGTACTTCACGTTGTTCACGTGGCCGAAGGCATCGACATCCCCAAACCAGATCTCTATCTCCAGCCTCATCTCACAGCACCCCTGCTATCAGCCGTGCCACGCTCAGCACGCTCACCTGCCTCTCCACGGTATCTGTTGCGATAACTCTCGAGATTCCGGAAGAGTAGAGTCTGTTCAGCGCGTTTCCTGCAAGGACTGCATGGACGCAGGCCGCCTCAACGCTCTCAGCATCCCCCTTAAGCTGCTTCGCGGCCGTGACGACCGTCCCTCCGGTGCTTATTATGTCGTCCACGATTATCACCTTCCTGCCCGACACGTCGAGGTTCTTGGGCCTGATCTCTACAGTCTCCGCGTCAATCCTTGTCTTCTCGAGGTAGTCGAAGTCGCACCCGGCGGATTCAGCTGCCCTCCTCA
Coding sequences within it:
- the eif5A gene encoding translation initiation factor IF-5A, with amino-acid sequence MRQQVEVRQLREGGYVIIDDEPCEILSISVSKPGKHGAAKARIDAIGIFDKQKRSIVQPVTAKIYVPIVERKRAQVISVTGNVAQLMDLETYETFEIEFGDEVADKVQPGNELVYIESLGKRKIAEK
- the rbcL gene encoding type III ribulose-bisphosphate carboxylase, translating into MSEQFGEIYDYYVDKGYQPNFKRDIVAVFRITPAEGYTIEECAGAVAAESSTGTWTTLYPWYERERWEDLSAKAYEFSQSEDGSWIVKIAYPLHAFEEANLPALLASIAGNVFGMRRVAGLRLEDLYFPEKLIREFGGPSKGIDGVRKMLEIKDRPIYGVVPKPKVGYSAEEFERLAYDLLSSGADFVKDDENLASPWYNRFEERAETVSRIIERVESETGEKKTWFANITADVREMERRLEILAELGLKHAMVDVVITGWGALEYIRDLAEDYGLAIHGHRAMHAAFTRNRSHGISMFVLAKLYRLIGIDQLHVGTAGAGKLEGGKWEVVQNARILREKEYVPDEGDEIHLPQKFYGIKPAFPTSSGGLHPGNLPLVFEALGTDIVVQLGGGTVGHPDGPAAGAKAVRQAIDAIMSGVPLEEYAKSHRELARALEKWGTVTPI
- a CDS encoding beta-propeller domain-containing protein, which codes for MKKIVLILSLIAVMVAAGCIDSENQVKPTPTPAETPTPLPEKSPEVVGENVSGLSNLARFKSEEELREYLAMREVFYGYPMFGIAVQKGMPETAEMPLPAPTPTPTPIPTPTLVGDRGIVEKAAERYSETNVQVKGIDEPDIVKTDGKNIYYSIGMARIYMPRVIMPEYYGKILSVLAFPPDNMSVSFEIPKDGNLLLYKDRLVVLRYNEISGYDKENGKNMWRIDVDGNIVTARLYGDYIFVITRSYLDYYDPCPIEPVRVNGEALEVKCTDIYFPRGISSEVLYTVMKVNPESGEIEKTFSFMGSYGSTVYMSENAIYIAYTKRMGEDEIYFKFLQENRDLLPDDVLSRIEKVMGYDISNQAKFIEIQTLISKYLLTLDKEERLKFENDFWNRMQDFRKEHKREIQRTYIVKVSLNLEPLADGEVPGRLLNQFSMDEYRGYLRLATTFGDENDLYVLDEDLKVVGKITGFGEDERIYAVRFIGDRGYIVTFRETDPFFVIDLSNPRKPEIKGELKIPGFSSYLHPVEDHLILGVGREGSYVKLSLFDVSDAANPKEVSKYTLKEYWSEVLYNHHAFLMDSKHGIFFLPAGNHGYVFSYKDGLKLVKAIDVPAVRAIYIDDFLYILGDSIAVYDENTWERVAELKFE
- a CDS encoding cofactor-independent phosphoglycerate mutase, which encodes MKYLILIPDGLADWEVESLGNRTPLDYADPENMNYLAREGVCGVAKTIPDGFEPGSDIANMTILGVDPRKYYTGRGPIEAVAMGVEGEIFFRCNLVYVERGVMVDYSGNRIGDSEAKRAFEVLNSACNYDFVSFHHGVSFRGILALHKDFDEIPKTYPPHDIMGERYEKYLPSNGPLAKLLNELMEWSVEVLAEIESRANMIWPWSGGKKPEFPKFSKKYGLRGAMISEVDLLKGVGKAMGMDVIDVPGVTAYVDTNYRGLARATLRALKSHGAVVLHTEGIDEVGHEGEVEKKVEAILMYDEKIVGYLLDRLDLDETKIMLIPDHPTPVKLRTHVAEEVPFVIKDGKKDDVSRFTEKECRRGKLGRVDGLRLMEILMSI
- a CDS encoding TIGR00153 family protein, which gives rise to MKFVRSVTDVFGYSPFEDLHRHAELCGKAVEKLTEQFQACIDNDCERLKKLEKEIDSLEYQADIIKHEIRGHVTKSLLMPVDRHDLLHFLKMQDNIIDHCEHVAHMISYRPIKADQEIWDLIMELLPKIQETVNEYEKMVDHIKRLIASSFSKKEIVDALEHVPIVEELEHQCDKIQIKIHKRIFNSQPENPLDLVLLNEIVVKLGEIANSTARAADAFRSMILGR
- a CDS encoding inorganic phosphate transporter, whose amino-acid sequence is MIEIFILFTIAVGLYMAWNIGANDAANSMATSYGSGALTLKQIIVIASVLEFAGAVLYGKRVTHTIAKGIVPIESLDPHLVALGALSAILGASLWITVATYYQLPVSTTHSIVGAMVGFGLAAVSQNYLSIGDIQWGVLYKIVLSWILSPIMGAILAFLIFTVIRYAILMRFEVSAVEHIFKYLQILTACYMAFAHGSNDVANATGPMAAAMGYIGAETPPWVLVIGGLGIAVGIATWGYRVIEMVGKRITELTPTRGFSAEFATATTVLFASSLGMPISTTHTLVGSVIGVGFAGGLASVDLSVVKRILASWLLTVPIAAGIAIVLYTLMVVFV
- a CDS encoding acyl-CoA thioesterase, which codes for MRLEIEIWFGDVDAFGHVNNVKYARFLETARAKFFLEKFGKLEPTFVIRRLEMDFLVPMFLGETAVVEMWVGNIGNTSWEFLYRITDKASGREVVRARSVQVWVDLRTNTKMPIPEDVRKVLEAERRDEE